One window from the genome of Cyclobacterium amurskyense encodes:
- the accB gene encoding acetyl-CoA carboxylase biotin carboxyl carrier protein, with protein sequence MKAKEIQELIDFISNSGLAEVKIETDEFKLSIKKNSEAPAAKPSENITPQYTQAPTQVAPPAPTEASPAAQNLLEVKSPMIGTFYRSPNPDAEFFVNVGDSIQKGQPVCIIEAMKLFNEVESEVSGKIVKILVDDASPVEYDQPLFLVEPQN encoded by the coding sequence ATGAAAGCAAAAGAAATACAAGAATTAATTGACTTTATTTCCAATTCCGGACTAGCAGAGGTCAAAATAGAGACGGACGAGTTCAAGCTTTCCATCAAAAAGAACTCGGAAGCTCCAGCAGCAAAACCATCAGAAAATATTACCCCGCAATATACTCAGGCTCCAACGCAAGTAGCGCCACCAGCCCCTACCGAAGCGAGCCCCGCTGCACAAAACCTTCTCGAAGTAAAGTCTCCTATGATAGGAACCTTCTATAGGTCACCGAATCCAGATGCTGAATTCTTTGTAAACGTGGGTGATTCTATCCAAAAAGGACAGCCTGTTTGTATCATTGAAGCAATGAAACTTTTCAACGAAGTGGAGTCTGAAGTTTCAGGTAAAATCGTAAAGATTTTGGTAGATGATGCATCTCCAGTAGAATATGACCAACCTCTGTTTTTGGTTGAACCTCAG